Proteins from a genomic interval of Rattus norvegicus strain BN/NHsdMcwi chromosome 2, GRCr8, whole genome shotgun sequence:
- the Ropn1l gene encoding ropporin-1-like protein yields the protein MPLPDTMFCAQQIHIPPELPDILKQFTKAAIRTQPADVLQWSAGYFSALSRGDPLPVKDRIEMPVATQKTDTGLTQGLLKVLHKQCSHKQYVELADLEKKWKNLCLPVEKFRAIVDLDPSEDKMEWIKFLALGCSSLGGTLNTAMKNVCEILTSDPEGGPARIPFETFAYIYQYLSALDPEFSAVETETYLANLRDTSESRKNGMIGLSDFVIGKKPV from the exons ATGCCGCTGCCCGACACCATGTTCTGCGCGCAGCAGATCCACATCCCCCCGGAGCTGCCGGACATCCTCAAGCAGTTCACCAAGGCTGCCATCCGTACGCAGCCGGCGGACGTGCTGCAGTGGTCGGCAGG GTATTTTTCAGCCCTGTCCCGAGGAGACCCACTTCCCGTAAAGGACAGAATTGAAATGCCTGTGGCTACACAGAAGACTGACACAGGCCTGACCCAGGGACTCCTGAAAGTCCTGCACAAGCAG TGTAGCCACAAACAATATGTGGAATTAGCAGATCTTGAGAAGAAGTGGAAAAATTTGTGCCTTCCAGTAGAAAAGTTCAGAGCAATCGTGGATCTGGATCCGAGTGAAGACAAAATGGAATGGATCAAATTTTTAGCACTTGGATGTAGCTCACTGGGTGGG ACCCTGAACACGGCCATGAAGAACGTGTGTGAGATCCTCACCTCTGACCCAGAGGGTGGCCCCGCTCGCATTCCCTTTGAGACGTTTGCCTACATTTACCAGTACTTGTCTGCATTGGATCCAGAATTCTCGGCCGTGGAGACCGAGACCTATCTTGCCAATTTAAGAGACACGTC AGAATCTAGAAAGAATGGCATGATAGGACTTTCGGACTTCGTCATTGGAAAAAAGCCAGTATAG